Proteins from one Rosa chinensis cultivar Old Blush chromosome 7, RchiOBHm-V2, whole genome shotgun sequence genomic window:
- the LOC112179532 gene encoding RNA polymerase II C-terminal domain phosphatase-like 4 isoform X1, which yields MAKPTLFQENLDVNGNVSFPKASSFQVSKCCSNPNFARALSFNSNSRKLHLVLDLDHTLLHTTQLCNLTPEEDYLKIGTHPHRDVFVLETVITKLRPFVWRFLDEASKMFELYIYTKGNRYYAGLMAALLDPRKEYFPSSSRVISCEDHGIVGRYKSLDAVVGCNYSNVLILDDTEAAWTKESRDNLILVEKYCFFRHKMGLPKCKSYAELKTDECGYLAALLEVLNVINRIFCDELAINPSGVDVRDVLQLFGNNSSRGLSNIYTGSALTSVFI from the exons ATGGCAAAACCAACGTTGTTTCAGGAAAATCTGGATGTCAATGGTAATGTTTCATTTCCAAAAGCTTCTTCTTTTCAAGTTTCAAAATGTTGTTCTAACCCTAATTTTGCCAGAGCACTGAGTTTCAATTCCAACTCCAGAAAGCTCCACTTGGTTCTTGATCTGGATCACACACTCCTCCACACCACTCAACTCTGTAATCTGACACCTGAAGAAGACTATCTCAAGATCGGAACCCATCCTCATCGAGATGTGTTCGTGCTTGAAACTGTGATCACCAAGCTCAGGCCCTTTGTCTGGAGATTCTTGGATGAAGCCAGCAAGATGTTTGAGCTGTATATATACACAAAGGGTAACCGGTACTATGCGGGTCTAATGGCTGCCCTGCTTGATCCTAGGAAGGAGTATTTCCCTTCCAGTTCTAGAGTAATATCCTGCGAGGATCACGGAATCGTGGGGAGATATAAGAGTCTGGATGCTGTGGTTGGCTGCAATTATTCTAATGTTTTGATTCTTGATGATACAGAAGCGGCATGGACAAAGGAAAGCCGGGACAATCTAATCCTTGTCGAGAAGTATTGTTTCTTTAGGCACAAAATGGGCCTACCTAAATGCAAGTCTTATGCTGAGTTAAAGACTGATGAATGTGGATATCTTGCAGCACTTCTTGAAGTGCTGAACGTAATCAACCGTATCTTCTGTGATGAACTAGCCATAAATCCTTCTGGTGTAGATGTGAGGGATGTGTTACAACTGTTTGGAAACAATTCGTCAAGAG GATTATCCAACATCTACACAGGGAGCGCCTTAACTAGTGTGTTTATTTAG
- the LOC112179532 gene encoding RNA polymerase II C-terminal domain phosphatase-like 4 isoform X2 gives MAKPTLFQENLDVNGNVSFPKASSFQVSKCCSNPNFARALSFNSNSRKLHLVLDLDHTLLHTTQLCNLTPEEDYLKIGTHPHRDVFVLETVITKLRPFVWRFLDEASKMFELYIYTKGNRYYAGLMAALLDPRKEYFPSSSRVISCEDHGIVGRYKSLDAVVGCNYSNVLILDDTEAAWTKESRDNLILVEKYCFFRHKMGLPKCKSYAELKTDECGYLAALLEVLNVINRIFCDELAINPSGVDVRDVLQLFGNNSSRENDSYSNS, from the exons ATGGCAAAACCAACGTTGTTTCAGGAAAATCTGGATGTCAATGGTAATGTTTCATTTCCAAAAGCTTCTTCTTTTCAAGTTTCAAAATGTTGTTCTAACCCTAATTTTGCCAGAGCACTGAGTTTCAATTCCAACTCCAGAAAGCTCCACTTGGTTCTTGATCTGGATCACACACTCCTCCACACCACTCAACTCTGTAATCTGACACCTGAAGAAGACTATCTCAAGATCGGAACCCATCCTCATCGAGATGTGTTCGTGCTTGAAACTGTGATCACCAAGCTCAGGCCCTTTGTCTGGAGATTCTTGGATGAAGCCAGCAAGATGTTTGAGCTGTATATATACACAAAGGGTAACCGGTACTATGCGGGTCTAATGGCTGCCCTGCTTGATCCTAGGAAGGAGTATTTCCCTTCCAGTTCTAGAGTAATATCCTGCGAGGATCACGGAATCGTGGGGAGATATAAGAGTCTGGATGCTGTGGTTGGCTGCAATTATTCTAATGTTTTGATTCTTGATGATACAGAAGCGGCATGGACAAAGGAAAGCCGGGACAATCTAATCCTTGTCGAGAAGTATTGTTTCTTTAGGCACAAAATGGGCCTACCTAAATGCAAGTCTTATGCTGAGTTAAAGACTGATGAATGTGGATATCTTGCAGCACTTCTTGAAGTGCTGAACGTAATCAACCGTATCTTCTGTGATGAACTAGCCATAAATCCTTCTGGTGTAGATGTGAGGGATGTGTTACAACTGTTTGGAAACAATTCGTCAAGAG AGAATGACAGCTACTCAAATAGTTGA